A window of Cryptomeria japonica chromosome 3, Sugi_1.0, whole genome shotgun sequence contains these coding sequences:
- the LOC131070785 gene encoding transcription factor MYB20, translated as MGRRPCCDKVGLKKGPWTADEDKKLVAFITNNGHCCWRLLPKLAGLLRCGKSCRLRWTNYLRPDLKRGVLSESEENLIIELHSQMGNRWSKIASHLPGRTDNEIKNYWNTHIKKKLWRMGIDPVTHRPLPQPPSTLEPNNIAEAYKFSSDEDTQKQILHENPTQIIQEPEGSETTVLINLSEDEEFKQREDISYTEIPCKMEDPSIQNLWDYNDTAADCFGSSQYGITWFDHESYVGQVFETPGLSPASPDFYNTHLILQSLDNFNNQSPSWDVNPELTSNRIYSQN; from the exons ATGGGAAGAAGGCCGTGCTGTGACAAAGTTGGGCTCAAGAAAGGACCCTGGACTGCAGATGAAGATAAAAAGCTTGTTGCTTTCATTACTAACAATGGCCACTGCTGCTGGCGTCTCCTTCCCAAGCTTGCTG GGTTGCTGAGATGTGGAAAGAGTTGCAGGTTAAGGTGGACAAATTATCTTCGCCCTGATCTGAAACGTGGTGTCTTATCAGAGTCAGAGGAGAATCTTATCATCGAACTTCATTCTCAGATGGGTAATAG GTGGTCCAAGATTGCATCACATTTGCCAGGGCGTACAGATAACGAGATTAAAAACTACTGGAACACCCACATAAAAAAGAAGCTGTGGCGCATGGGAATCGATCCCGTGACGCACAGGCCTCTGCCACAGCCTCCATCTACACTGGAACCAAACAACATAGCAGAAGCATACAAATTCTCTTCAGATGAAGACACGCAGAAGCAAATCCTCCATGAAAACCCAACACAAATCATACAGGAACCTGAAGGCTCGGAGACAACAGTTTTAATCAATCTTTCCGAGGACGAAGAATTCAAGCAGAGAGAAGACATTTCATACACAGAAATCCCCTGCAAAATGGAGGACCCATCAATTCAGAACTTGTGGGATTACAATGACACTGCAGCAGATTGCTTTGGGAGCTCCCAGTACGGCATAACTTGGTTCGACCATGAATCTTACGTAGGTCAGGTGTTCGAAACTCCAGGGCTATCCCCTGCATCACCAGATTTTTACAACACCCATTTAATTTTGCAGTCCCTGGATAATTTTAACAATCAATCCCCCTCATGGGATGTAAACCCAGAACTCACCTCCAACAGGATTTATTCCCAAAACTAG